In Bacteroidota bacterium, the sequence GTCGTAACCCAGAGGGCAGAAAATAGGATCGTAGCCAAATCCCTGGTTTCCTTTTTTCTCCGGTAGAATGATGCCATTCACTATACCTTCAAAATAATGCCGGGTACCATTTTCGATCAGTACAATAATCGTCCTGAAACGCGCGTTCCGGTTGGTTATTCCTTGCATATTAGCCAGAACTTTTTGGATGTTGGCTTCAAAGCGGGCTTCAGAAGATGAAAATTCATTGAGTTCACCGACATAACGGGCTGAATAAACCCCCGGCTCACCGTTTAATGCATCAATTTCAAGTCCGGTATCATCGGCAAAACAATTCTGTTTGTATTTGTTGTAGATATATTCTGCTTTTTCGAGGGCATTCCCTTCGAGGGTATGGTGAGTTTCGGACAGTTCCTCACTGCAACCTATGTCTTTCAGACTTAACAGGTGTATCGCATTACCCAATACATCCTGAATTTCTTTTATTTTATGGCTGTTGTTAGTGGCAAATACCAAATTCATGAATAATTAATTAGAAAAGCTTATATCTTATAGCCTGGGATAATATTCCAGGAACCAAATTTAGCTCAATTTACAGATTTAAATACCCATACCCGGGAAACTGAATGAATCAATTGTAGCTACAGCCGGGTTGACGCACATAACCGGGATTTTAGCCGCATTATCGATAATATGCTGTTCAGGGGCTGCAAGTATATAGTCAATAAAATTAATTTTCTTGGTGGTCATGATTAAAATGAGATCTGCTTCAATTTCACTGGCATAATCAAGTGTTTCATCTGCAAAACTTTTATTCCCTTCAGCCTGTTTTATTTCATATTTAATACCGTATTTTTCAAAATATTCTTTGGTGAATGCTATGTTGGTCCGTATTCCTTTCATAAATCCCACATCGCTCACATTTTCTTTCAAAATGAATATTTTCGAATTATAGAGTTTATATAAATAATGAGCCCAAAATAATTTTTCCCTGCATTCTTTGGTAAAATCAATGGGGAAAACGATTTTCTCAAATCCCTTATCTGTAGGGGGATTTTTGACAACGACAACGGGAGCCTTTGAGGAAACCACTACTTTCAAGGCCCAGCTTCCTGTAAGTTTCTGCATGGTGGTTCTTCCATGGGTACCCATTAAAACCAGTTCTGCCTTTAATTCTTTACTGACTTCTCCAATCGTAGAAAAAATGGAGCCTTTTCTAACCAGGAAATCAGTTTCAATATTGTACTGAGAAGATCCTGCTTTGGCCAATTGCTCAATTTGCTGACTGGCTTTGTCCATTTCCGATTCATCCTTGATGATATGCAATAAGGTAACCGTATTTCCTTCTTTTTTGGCCAGGACATAAGCATAGAAAATTGCATTGCGTGAAATCTCGCTAAAATCGGTTGGAACTAAAATTGTGTGCCTTTTTGCTTCCATAAGAATTAAATTTATAAACTGCAGTATGAACGTTATAAATAAAAATACTAGCTTTGTTAATGTTGAGTATTGAAAAATTATCTATGGCACGACAAGATAATAAATTTCCACTAATAGTAACTCTTTCGTTATGCTTTTTTTTAATTCTAGCAGAGAATACGAAGGTTTATCCCGGTACGTCCCTGCAAGAAACAGAATATGAGCAAATTATAAATAATGATTTTAAGGATTTATACTCTTCAAAAAATAAAATTAAATTATATCAATGTTCTTTTTTCGGTTTTATTCCTCACAATCAGGGAA encodes:
- a CDS encoding non-canonical purine NTP diphosphatase translates to MNLVFATNNSHKIKEIQDVLGNAIHLLSLKDIGCSEELSETHHTLEGNALEKAEYIYNKYKQNCFADDTGLEIDALNGEPGVYSARYVGELNEFSSSEARFEANIQKVLANMQGITNRNARFRTIIVLIENGTRHYFEGIVNGIILPEKKGNQGFGYDPIFCPLGYDKSFAEMSLGEKNKISHRGIAVNKLVDYLLKK
- a CDS encoding universal stress protein; its protein translation is MEAKRHTILVPTDFSEISRNAIFYAYVLAKKEGNTVTLLHIIKDESEMDKASQQIEQLAKAGSSQYNIETDFLVRKGSIFSTIGEVSKELKAELVLMGTHGRTTMQKLTGSWALKVVVSSKAPVVVVKNPPTDKGFEKIVFPIDFTKECREKLFWAHYLYKLYNSKIFILKENVSDVGFMKGIRTNIAFTKEYFEKYGIKYEIKQAEGNKSFADETLDYASEIEADLILIMTTKKINFIDYILAAPEQHIIDNAAKIPVMCVNPAVATIDSFSFPGMGI